ACAAACAGGTGTCTTTGGTAAATTCAATAATATTGATGGACAGAAGAGGACAATAGCACCAGATTCTAACAGTATAGTGATGGACATAATAATAGGATTAGGATTTGGACTAGTTGTATCATATTTGATAATATTGACAGAAATCACTACTTTAGGATTTTGTATAAGTGCGGCATCATTAATATTTGTTCAAATGGGATTTGAGGCTCCAACTACACATCATATAACTATGGTTGCAGGGTATGCGGCTATGGCGACAGGAAATATGCTCATTGGTGCATTGGCGGCAGTTATAGCTAGTATATTGGGAGATTTAATAGGTAGAACAGTGAATAGTCATTGTGATACACATATTGATCCCCCTGCTACTACCATATTTATATGTAGCCTTGTAATCTTTATAGTATTTTAGTAATTAGAATAAGATATGCTTCCATTGAGGCATATCTTATTCCTATGATAAAATAGTTTCTAGTATATTTAAATTTTAAATAATTGAGTAAAGTGGTGATGTGGTTTGAATAGATCTTTGGGATTGATAGAGTTATCTAGTATATCCAAGGGTATAGCTATATTAGATGATATTATTAAAAAAGTGGAAGTGGAGGTACTAACGGCCAGGTCTATATGTCCAGGAAAGTATATGATTTTAGTACAGGGCAATACTAGTTCTACAAAAATAGCAGTAAATACAGCAAATGAATTGGGACAAAAGTCTATATTAAAGAGTGAAGTAATAAATAATCTTAATGCCCATGTGTTTTCTGTAATAAAGGGAAAGATAACACCTAAAAATATAAATGCCCTGGGAGTTGTAGAGACCAGAAATGTTATTTCTTCTATATTAATAGCAGATATGGTATGTGATTCATCAGATGTGGAACTTATAAAGATAAGACTGGGAAATGGCATAGGAGGGAAAGGGTTATTAGCTTTTACAGGAGATGTATCATCGGTGAAAAATGCTGTAGAATATTGTAAACGTAAAGATGAATTATATAAAGGAGTTATAGATTACCAGATGATAAATTATCCCAGTATAACCACTATAAATAGTATATAAATACTTATTATATAACAAAAGATTATTACTTAAAAAAGGAGAGGGTTTCTGTGAATAATGGGAAATCTAATTTAAGTTTAGAGAATATAAAGATACAAGATGTAATTGATGTGGAATTTTTACAAAAGATACAAGATGATTTTGCAGCAGCAGTGGGGGTAGCAAGTATTACCGTGGATTTAGAAGGAAACCATGTAACTAACCCTAGTAACTTTACAGAATTCTGTGATATAGTACATTCAACTAAAATAGGCCATAGTCGATGTGCAGCATGTGATAAAAAAGGTGGAGAAGAAGCTGTAAATACAGGCAGACCAGTTATACATGAGTGTCATGCAGGACTGATTGATTTTGCTGCACCAATAATACTTGAAGGCAAGTTAATCGGAACAATCCTTGGGGGGCAAGTATTGGCAGATTTTCAAGGAAAAAAAAATATAGAGAAATAGCCTTGGAGATTGGGGTAGATGCATCAAGCCTCATAGATGCTTCAAAGAGAGTTAAGAGGGTATCCAAGGATCAAATTCGTGCTGCGGCTGAAGTATTATATTCTTTAGCCAATAATATGGCAAAGGATTGGTATAATCGATATAAATTAAAGGATGCTGCAGATACATTAAATGAGAGTTTAAGTCAAATTGCAGCTACTATGGAAGAGTTGGCAGCATCGGCACAAGAGTTGACTAATACTCAAGATAGTCTAAATAAAGAGATTGATAATGTCAATGATATGTCTGAACAAATTAGCCAAGTGCTAGAGTTTATCAAAAAAATAGCCGATGAAACTCAAATGCTAGGTTTAAATGCTGCTATTGAAGCCGCTAGAGCTGGAAATGCAGGGCTAGGGTTTGGAGTCGTTGCAGAAGAAATAAGAAATTTATCTAGTCAGTCTAAAGAAACTGTTGGTGAGATAAGGTCTTTTATTGAGAATATTCAATCTTCAGTAAAAAATACTGTGAAAATGGGAGATAATACTGCATTAGTTACAGAACAACAGGCAGCAGCCGTACAGCAAGTAACTGCAAGCATAGAGGAGATAACAGCTCTATCGGAAAATTTAAATGAACTTGCTAAAGGGGATAATTAATCTGGATTTTTGAATGTTCAAAAAGTTTCTTGACTTATATTTTCTAAGCTGTTATAATACCTATAAATCATTTCGAAGGAGAATAAAGAATGAATACTTTACTGAATATATATACACAATTCTTTTTTAATAGCCAATTTAGATAGGGTTTGTACCTATGCCTAATTAGACATAGATATAAACCCTAAAAGATTAACAAAATTGTTTTTTAGGGTTTATATCTATGTTGGCGTATATTTAATAAATATGTGTATCTATATTTGAGTAATATTTTTTATATATTAATATATATGTGAATTGAAGCCACATAGATCAAAATGGTCTGTGTGGCTTTTTATTTTGCAAAAAATATAAGAAGGGAGCAATAGTATATGGATGCAGTAATAGGTGTTATGATTCAAAGCTTAATATTAGGAGTCATGGTATTGGGAGTATATATAAGCTATAGTATTTTAGATTTTCCTGATATGTCGGCAGATGGAAGTTTTGCATTGGGAGGTGCCATTGTAGCGGTAGTGTTGGGATATGGTATATCTCCAATAGTCGCAACTATATTGGCAATATTAGCAGGGCTCTTGGCAGGACTTTTGACAGGGATACTCCATGTGAAGGCCAGAATATCTAATCTTTTGTCGGGAATTTTGGTTATGGGTATTTTATATTCACTAAACTTAAGGATTATGGGAAAGGCCAATATACCTTTGTTTAATGAGAGGCATGTCTTTACAATTATAGATAACCCATTGATATTTTCCATAGTAATGATAGTTTTAGTAAAATTAAGTTTAGATACATTTTTAAATACAGGACTGGGATATACATTGAAGGCTGTTGGAGATAATGCCCAGATGGTAAAGTCTTTAGGTATAGAAATAGGTAAGGTAAAGATATTTGGATTGATGATTTCCAATGGATTGATAAGTTTATCAGGGGCAATTATGGCACAATATCAAGGATTTGCAGATGCATCCATGGGGATAGGGACATTGGTATTGGGTATTGCATCTATCATAGTAGGGCAAGTAATATTACAAGGGATAAATAAGATAAAGGAAAGTAGTAAGATTTTATTGGGTACTATTGTATATCAAATTACTATATATTTAGCCATGAATATGGGATTAGGTGCTACAGATTTAAAGATGATTACATCTGTAGTAATAATACTATTTTTGGCATCTGGACAATTTAGACAGAAGATATCATTAAAAAGACGATCTGTAAGGGGGTGGTTAAATGTTAAAAGTGGAAAGTCTATCAAAGAGATTTCATAATCCCTATGGTAAAGATAATATAATATTTTCCAATCTGTCATTAGAGATTAATAAAGGAGATTTTGTAAGTATTATAGGGAGCAATGGAGCTGGGAAGTCCACATTACTCAACATAATATCGGGGATCATAGAGCCTTCTTTAGGTAGAATAAGCTTAAAAGATGAAATACTTACTGATATGCCCCAGCATAAGAGAACTCAAATATTGAGTAGGGTATTTCAGTCACCAGATATGGGCGCCTGTCCTTCGATGACAGTAAGGGAAAATCTGTCCATGGCATTAAATAAAGGAAGATTATTAAATTTGAGGAGATGTCTTAGACATAGTGATGAATATTTGGAAGGGATATTAGATGGTGTACCATTAAACTTAAAAAGATATATGGATGTAGAAGTTAGATATCTTTCTGGAGGACAAAAACAGGCATTATCATTGGTTATGGCAACTATATCATCACCTAATATATTGCTTTTAGATGAACATACAGCTGCCTTGGATCCTAAGACCTCAAATGAAATTATGGATTTGACTGAGAGGATAGTCAATGAAAGAAATATAACAACACTCATGGTTACCCATAATTTAAAACATGCATTAGAATATGGAAACAGGCTAATAATGCTTCATAATGGAGAGATTATATTAGATGCCTATGAAGAAGAAAAGAGAAAAATAACTATAGAAGATATATTGTCAAAATTTGAATATGCAGTATAAATTAAAAGGGAGATGATAAAGATGATAAGAAATATGATTAAAATAATTATAGTGACAGTCTTAGGAATATTGGTATTGGCAGGGTGTGGGAAGACTGATTCAGCTCAGAAGAAGATAGAGATAGGAATAAGTCAAATAGTAGAATATAGTGCATTGGATGAAAATAGGGAAGGATTTCTAAAGGCCCTAGAGGATAATGGTTACAAGAATGGAGATAATATAGAAATCGAATATCAGAATGCCCAGGGAGATTTGGCTACAGCCCAGACTATAGCTAAAAATTTTGTATCGAAGGATAAAGAGTTAATATTTGCCATAGCTACTGGATCAGTACAAGGGTCATATAATGCTACTAAAGATATACCTATTTTATTTAGTTCTGTAACAGACCCTGTGGCAGCAGGGGTAGTTGAATCTTTAGAAATGCCAAATACTAATGTTTCTGGTACATCAGATTATATACCTGTGGAAAAACAGATGGATTTAATTAAAAAATTTGTTCCCAATGCTACTAACATAGGGGTCATATATAATACCAGTGAAGTAAATTCTCAGGTACAGGTGTCTAAATTGAAGGAAAGTGCAGATGAATATGGGTATAAAATTGTGGAGGTTGGAGTGACTAGTACCAATGAAGTAAATCAGGCTATATCAAGTTTAACCAAAGATATAGATGTATTATTTGTACCTACTGACCAATTGGTGGTATCGTCAATGCCTGTAATAGTTCAGCAGACTATGAAAAAAAATATTCCTATTATAGCATCTGAAAAGGGCTCAGTAGAATTGGGAGCATTGGTTACCCAAGGAATAAATTATTATGATTTGGGATATAAGACAGGTGAAATGGCTGTAAAGGTATTAAATGGAGAAGATATTTCTAAAATGCCTGTAACAATGATGGATGAGATGGAGATAATAGTAAATGAAGATTCCTTAAAGGCCCTAGGCATTGATAAACCACAGGATGAAAATATAATTTATATCAATACAAAAGAATAGATGCAGTATAGCTAACCATCTTCTATAAGTGGGATATGAATTTTGCCTATGCCATATGTAATCAAAAGCAGTTGAAGATATCTGTACTAAATGGTATAGTATAGATGTAAGTAATTAGGAAATTATGCTGTGAATCAGTATGCAAATGTGGAGGGATTTTATGGAAGAAAAGATGTTTGAATTATTAGAAAAAGTGTATATTGAAGTGCAGGATATGAAGGGCAGAATGGAAGGTATAGAAGGCAGAATGGAAGGCATGGAAGGCAAAATGGAAGGCATGGAAGGCAGAATGGAAGGTATGGAAGGCAAAATTGAAGGCATGGAAGGCAAAATTGAAGGCATGGAAGGCAAAATTGAAGGCATGGAATCCAGAATGGAAGGCATGGAAACTGAAATGCGGCAAGGGTTTCTTAGACTTGAAAATAAGATGGATGAAAATGATAGAGCACTATATGATGGATATAAGCAAAGTATTGAAGGAATAACAGATATTAGACATAAATTAGATAAATTGACAGATAAAGTGGAAAATCAAGAAATAAGATTACAGGTATTGAAGACAGCCAAGTAAAAAACTTGACAAATATAAAGGTATGGAATAAAATATGACTACAAAGTCACATGACTATGTAGTCATATTTTTTTAATCTCAAGATGACTATGTAGTCACATACTATTTAAGGAGTGATTATATGCCAACAGATACATTTTTCAATTTATCAGAAGAAAAGAGAAATAAAATTCTAAATGTGGCCATAGATGAATTTGCAGAGTATTTTTATCATAATGCCAGTATAAGTAGAATAGTAAAAGAGGCCAATATAGCAAAGGGGAGTTTTTATCAGTACTTTTCAGACAAGAAAGATCTATTTAAATATATTATGGATATATCAGCACAGAAAAAATTAAAATATTTGGCTAAAAGTATAGATGAACAAAGAGAAATGGATTTTTTTCAAAGGGTTAGAGAAATCTATATTATGGGGTTAAGATTTGCAAAAGATCATCCAAAACTTCAAAAGATAGGTATAAATTTAGTTCTTAGTCATGATGAAGGATTTAAAAGAGACATTTTAGGGGAAAATATCCCTAAAAGTGATGAGTTATTTGAAAAGTTGTTAAATCAAGGTATAGAAAGTGGAGATATAAACCCAGATATAGATTTGAAAGTGGTAGCCCACATGATAACTACCATGAGTATATCCATCAGTGAATATTTTCTAATGAAAATGGGAGATAAAGATATTATGGACATTATGAATTTAGTAGATAATATGCTAGATGTGTTTAAAAATGGAATTAAAAATGAAAGGAAGTGAAACTAAATGTTAGATGTAAAAAATCTTTACCATTCCTATACAAAAGACAATAGATATGCTGTAGAAGATGTAAATTTTGAAATAAAAGCAGGTGAGATATTTGGTTTTTTAGGACCCAGCGGAGCGGGTAAATCTACTACCCAAAATATATTGATAGGTTTATTGCCATTGCAAAAAGGAAAGGTGGAATTATGGGGAAAGGATATAAAGAAGTCAAAGGGAGAATTTTTCAATCAGATAGGGGTATCTTTTGAACAACCTAATGTATATAAAAAGCTTAGTGGCTTAGAAAATCTGAATTTTCATAAAAATATGTTTGATGTACCCACTGAAGATCCCATACAGTTATTGAAAATGGTAGGATTAGAGGATGCGGCCAATAAAAAGGCAGGAGGATATTCAAAGGGTATGTTACAACGATTAGTATTTGTGAGGTCTATGATTAATAATCCTAAAATCTGGTTTTTAGATGAACCAACATCTGGACTTGACCCCAATACTGCCAATAAAATTAAAAATATAATAAAAGAAAAAAACAATATGGGCACCACCATATTTTTGACTACCCATAATATGCATATAGCAGAGGAGCTTTGTGACAGAATAGCCCTTATAAATGAAGGCAAGATAGAGCTTGTAAATTCTCCTAGAAATTTGAAGCTTAAATATGGAGAAAAACTTATAAAGGTAGAATACAAAGAAGATGGAAATATGAAGACAGAGAGACTTTCTATTGTAGATGAAAAGGATAAGAAGAGATTAAATGGTCTTATAAATGAAGGTAAAATAGAGACTATGCATTCCCAAGAGGCAACATTAGAAGAGATATTTATAAAGGTCACAGGAAGGGAGTTGAGTTAAAAATGATTCAGAGATTTTTAGCTCTAACCAAGAAAGATATTATAAATGGATATAGGAATTATTTTTTTGTTGTGACCATATTTATAGCAGTATTCTTCGGGCTTGTTATTAATTTTATAGTGCCTGAAGATACCAGTATTAAACCTGATTTATATATTTATAATAGTTATGATGGTGAATATGTAGGACTTATGGATGGAATAATTGAAGGCTCTCAACAAAAACATAGTAATATGTATATGTTGAAATCTAAGAGAGAAGTAGTAGAAAATATGAAGGATAATTTCAATAGTATAGGTTTAGTGATTCTTGAGAAATCAGGATTACCAAATATGGAATTTATAATGCAGGGTTATGAAAATGAAAAGATTGTAAATACCTTAATCTTATCCATGGAAGATGATATTAAAAAGAAAATTTATGGAGATATAAATATAGATACCATAGTGTTGAAACAGGATATGGAGTTAGCTGATATACCCTTTAATAAGAGTATATTGCCCATGTTTTTAGTTATGGAGCCAGTATTATTGGGATTTATAATGATTCTAGCCCTTGTATTTATGGAAAAAGATGAGGGGACTATAAAGTCATATATGGTATCTCCCGGTGGAGTATCCGAATATTTAGCAGCTAAAATTGTATTTATGATAATTTTGGGGTGGATATCGGCTGTTATAAGTACATTAATGGTAGTGGGAGTGAATGCAGACTATATAAAATTATTGTCAATAGTAACGGTAGGAGGGATATTTGCATCGGGATTGGGGCTTATAGTGTCTAGTTTTTTTGATAATCTGTCTAAATCTATGGTTTGGATAATGATAGTTAGTATACTACTATCATTGCCATTTATATCATATTTTGTACCCAGTTTTGCACCTAATTATATAAGACTGATACCAACATATTCATTGCTATTTGCCATGAAGGAAGCAGTATTTCCCACAGGAAACACAGCTATAATATATAATACATTAATTACATTTTGTATACTGGCAGTTATAAATTATATATTGGCATTATTAGTATATAGATATAATCTATCTAAGATGTAAAGGAGGAAAATATGAAGAGAATATTAGCCATATTCAAGAGAGATATAATTAGTAGTTTAAGAGAATTTATGCTCATATATATGATGGTGGCTCCAATACTTTTGGCTATAGGTCTTAGATTTTTCATACCAAGTGTTGGTTCTGCCTCTATTCAATTTGCAGTGGATAATAGTGTAGATAAAGATATAATAGATATATTCAATAGATATGGAAATGTGGAAAGATATGATTCGGTCGAAGATGTTAAAAAAAGAGTCAATAGTATAGATGATATAGCAGGGGTAATTGTAGATGAAAAAAATAATTTTAAGTTGATATTAGAGGGCAATGAGTCCCATGATACTGAAGAAATACCTAAAAAGATAATTAGAAGCATAAAATATGAAGATGGACTCAATACTGGGCATTCAATAACAGATATTGGGATTAAAAACTCTCCTATAGCCACAATAGGAACAACATCCCTTATAATTATGGCCATAGTTATGGGAGGTATAGTAATAGGGCTCAACATAATAGAAGAAAAGGAATCGGGAACAATAAGGTCATTGATTGTATCTCCAATGAGCAAAATTGAATTTATATTGGGAAAGAGTGTAATAGGTGTCATTTTGCCCATAATACAGGTTTATATAATTTTATGGATACTGGGCATGGCCAATGTAAATATATATATGGTGTTGATTTTGACATTGATTAGTATGTTGCTGACCATAACAATGGGATTTTTAATCGGAGTTATAAGTGGAAATCAGATAGCAGGAATTGCAAATTTAAAATTATTGTTTCTGATCGTATCTTTATCTATAATAGGAGCAATAATGCTTCCACAGAGCAAACAATTTTTACTGTATTGGGCACCTCCATATTGGTCATTTATAGGATTTAGGGATATCTTACTTCATAATATTACATGGTATCAATTATTTATATATTGTCTATGGATATTGGGATTAAGTACTATAATATTTATGTTGGTCAGAAAGAAAATTAATAACAGATTATCTTAGGAGAAAGTTATAAGTTAGTAGTTAGTAACTACTAACTTTTTTATTTACAAAAGAATATATATAGTGTAAAATTACACTAAAAGAGAAAAGAGGGTGAAATATTGGATAGAGATAAATTTGTGGACATGGTAAATGACAAATTAAAGCTGATAAGAAACGAATATGATTTTACCCAGGATAGGATGGCGGAAATTATAGGTATATCAAAAAAGACTTTAGTACAGATAGAAAAGGGTAGGTCCAGCTTAGGATGGACAGGGGCTGTAGCAGTATGCACTATATTTAAAGATAGTGAGATATTGCAGATGATATTTGGAGGAGATACTCAAGATATTATATTGTCAATTGCATTTGAAAATTACGATAAGAATTATGAAAATACCATGGGTGGCAAAGTGTGGTGGAGAGATGTAGAAATCAACGGGAATTATAGGATACAACAAAATATAATAAGCAATCACTATAGGATATTGGATGGGGACGATAGGAGGATAAGTTCTTCTTTTGATATTGAATATATAAATAAAAGAATGAAGGAACTTTTAGGAGATGAGTAAATATGATTACAAATATACTTAGAAGATTAATACTTGGAAAAAAAGAAAAATTTACATTTAACAGATATAAAAGAG
The nucleotide sequence above comes from Clostridiisalibacter paucivorans DSM 22131. Encoded proteins:
- a CDS encoding BMC domain-containing protein, which produces MNRSLGLIELSSISKGIAILDDIIKKVEVEVLTARSICPGKYMILVQGNTSSTKIAVNTANELGQKSILKSEVINNLNAHVFSVIKGKITPKNINALGVVETRNVISSILIADMVCDSSDVELIKIRLGNGIGGKGLLAFTGDVSSVKNAVEYCKRKDELYKGVIDYQMINYPSITTINSI
- a CDS encoding methyl-accepting chemotaxis protein yields the protein MEELAASAQELTNTQDSLNKEIDNVNDMSEQISQVLEFIKKIADETQMLGLNAAIEAARAGNAGLGFGVVAEEIRNLSSQSKETVGEIRSFIENIQSSVKNTVKMGDNTALVTEQQAAAVQQVTASIEEITALSENLNELAKGDN
- a CDS encoding ABC transporter permease, whose amino-acid sequence is MDAVIGVMIQSLILGVMVLGVYISYSILDFPDMSADGSFALGGAIVAVVLGYGISPIVATILAILAGLLAGLLTGILHVKARISNLLSGILVMGILYSLNLRIMGKANIPLFNERHVFTIIDNPLIFSIVMIVLVKLSLDTFLNTGLGYTLKAVGDNAQMVKSLGIEIGKVKIFGLMISNGLISLSGAIMAQYQGFADASMGIGTLVLGIASIIVGQVILQGINKIKESSKILLGTIVYQITIYLAMNMGLGATDLKMITSVVIILFLASGQFRQKISLKRRSVRGWLNVKSGKSIKEIS
- a CDS encoding ABC transporter ATP-binding protein — protein: MLKVESLSKRFHNPYGKDNIIFSNLSLEINKGDFVSIIGSNGAGKSTLLNIISGIIEPSLGRISLKDEILTDMPQHKRTQILSRVFQSPDMGACPSMTVRENLSMALNKGRLLNLRRCLRHSDEYLEGILDGVPLNLKRYMDVEVRYLSGGQKQALSLVMATISSPNILLLDEHTAALDPKTSNEIMDLTERIVNERNITTLMVTHNLKHALEYGNRLIMLHNGEIILDAYEEEKRKITIEDILSKFEYAV
- a CDS encoding ABC transporter substrate-binding protein, with translation MIRNMIKIIIVTVLGILVLAGCGKTDSAQKKIEIGISQIVEYSALDENREGFLKALEDNGYKNGDNIEIEYQNAQGDLATAQTIAKNFVSKDKELIFAIATGSVQGSYNATKDIPILFSSVTDPVAAGVVESLEMPNTNVSGTSDYIPVEKQMDLIKKFVPNATNIGVIYNTSEVNSQVQVSKLKESADEYGYKIVEVGVTSTNEVNQAISSLTKDIDVLFVPTDQLVVSSMPVIVQQTMKKNIPIIASEKGSVELGALVTQGINYYDLGYKTGEMAVKVLNGEDISKMPVTMMDEMEIIVNEDSLKALGIDKPQDENIIYINTKE
- a CDS encoding TetR/AcrR family transcriptional regulator, which encodes MPTDTFFNLSEEKRNKILNVAIDEFAEYFYHNASISRIVKEANIAKGSFYQYFSDKKDLFKYIMDISAQKKLKYLAKSIDEQREMDFFQRVREIYIMGLRFAKDHPKLQKIGINLVLSHDEGFKRDILGENIPKSDELFEKLLNQGIESGDINPDIDLKVVAHMITTMSISISEYFLMKMGDKDIMDIMNLVDNMLDVFKNGIKNERK
- a CDS encoding ABC transporter ATP-binding protein; the encoded protein is MLDVKNLYHSYTKDNRYAVEDVNFEIKAGEIFGFLGPSGAGKSTTQNILIGLLPLQKGKVELWGKDIKKSKGEFFNQIGVSFEQPNVYKKLSGLENLNFHKNMFDVPTEDPIQLLKMVGLEDAANKKAGGYSKGMLQRLVFVRSMINNPKIWFLDEPTSGLDPNTANKIKNIIKEKNNMGTTIFLTTHNMHIAEELCDRIALINEGKIELVNSPRNLKLKYGEKLIKVEYKEDGNMKTERLSIVDEKDKKRLNGLINEGKIETMHSQEATLEEIFIKVTGRELS
- a CDS encoding ABC transporter permease encodes the protein MIQRFLALTKKDIINGYRNYFFVVTIFIAVFFGLVINFIVPEDTSIKPDLYIYNSYDGEYVGLMDGIIEGSQQKHSNMYMLKSKREVVENMKDNFNSIGLVILEKSGLPNMEFIMQGYENEKIVNTLILSMEDDIKKKIYGDINIDTIVLKQDMELADIPFNKSILPMFLVMEPVLLGFIMILALVFMEKDEGTIKSYMVSPGGVSEYLAAKIVFMIILGWISAVISTLMVVGVNADYIKLLSIVTVGGIFASGLGLIVSSFFDNLSKSMVWIMIVSILLSLPFISYFVPSFAPNYIRLIPTYSLLFAMKEAVFPTGNTAIIYNTLITFCILAVINYILALLVYRYNLSKM
- a CDS encoding ABC transporter permease is translated as MKRILAIFKRDIISSLREFMLIYMMVAPILLAIGLRFFIPSVGSASIQFAVDNSVDKDIIDIFNRYGNVERYDSVEDVKKRVNSIDDIAGVIVDEKNNFKLILEGNESHDTEEIPKKIIRSIKYEDGLNTGHSITDIGIKNSPIATIGTTSLIIMAIVMGGIVIGLNIIEEKESGTIRSLIVSPMSKIEFILGKSVIGVILPIIQVYIILWILGMANVNIYMVLILTLISMLLTITMGFLIGVISGNQIAGIANLKLLFLIVSLSIIGAIMLPQSKQFLLYWAPPYWSFIGFRDILLHNITWYQLFIYCLWILGLSTIIFMLVRKKINNRLS
- a CDS encoding helix-turn-helix transcriptional regulator, which encodes MDRDKFVDMVNDKLKLIRNEYDFTQDRMAEIIGISKKTLVQIEKGRSSLGWTGAVAVCTIFKDSEILQMIFGGDTQDIILSIAFENYDKNYENTMGGKVWWRDVEINGNYRIQQNIISNHYRILDGDDRRISSSFDIEYINKRMKELLGDE